A single Cottoperca gobio chromosome 3, fCotGob3.1, whole genome shotgun sequence DNA region contains:
- the LOC115028658 gene encoding LOW QUALITY PROTEIN: uncharacterized protein LOC115028658 (The sequence of the model RefSeq protein was modified relative to this genomic sequence to represent the inferred CDS: deleted 1 base in 1 codon) encodes MDLKDSLVNGGVLIVHQIHEGKHQYEVENVMKYKKKSGDKSFVRRGDKLMQINGMDLQDLTPEELAQALAKDTPMLTVHKACQKERATGMSSRAEDTLQPVSKESTILSFSMEMRREEDMEENEVGQDATGKEDGGIEEKVCGADNKENGERGDLLIISMKKTCISVVRGRGCDSGGPCQGCHGTGCTFNDVVMVSESSKVVLVPRGGTSFRQLKSLNTPIQHVNSHYYLQSFCSQKTLYASENPEEMTIYIYKSTSVIFEGIPVVLNFSNSNCFLRCCKEGGKVFLQVEMCEKQKLKKITMSDESTLSFLFYMKTDPTKQRKFESALHGGWFIQIKNIDSVQIATQEAGMGEETFLFIIETNQ; translated from the exons GATTCTCTGGTTAATGGAGGCGTGCTGATCGTCCACCAGATCCATGAAGGAAAGCACCAGTATGAAGTGGAAAATGTGATGaagtacaaaaaaaagagtGGAGATAAATCGTTTGTCAG gAGAGGAGACAAACTGATGCAAATAAACGGCATGGACCTGCAGGATCTCACACCGGAGGAGTTGGCTCAAGCGTTAGCAAAAGATACTCCGATGCTG ACGGTGCACAAGGCCTGTCAGAAAGAACGAGCA ACTGGCATGTCCTCCCGGGCTGAGGATACTTTACAGCCTGTGTCCAAGGAATCCACAATACTCAGTTTCAGCATGGagatgaggagggaggaagatATGGAGGAGAATGAAGTGGGCCAGGATGCAACAGGAAAGGAGGACGGGGGTATCGAGGAGAAAGTTTGTGGCGCTGATAACAAGGAGAATGGGGAGAGGGGGGATCTGCTCATCATTTCCATGAAGAAAACCTGCATCTCTGTGGTGAGAGGGAGGGGCTGCGATAGTGGGGGCCCCTGTCAGGGATGTCATGGGACAGGATGTACCTTTAATGATGTTGTCATGGTGTCAGAATCCAGCAAGGTCGTGCTTG TTCCAAGAGGAGGTACAAGTTTCCGACAGCTAAAGTCGTTGAACACTCCAATCCAACATGTGAACTCTCACTATTACCTCCAAAGTTTCTGTTCACAGAAGACCCTCTATGCTTCAGAGAATCCAG aggAGATGACCATCTACATCTACAAGTCAACCAGTGTCATTTTTGAAGGAATTCCAGTGGTCCTAAACTTTAGCAACTCCAACTGCTTTCTCAGGTGCTGCAAGGAAGGGGGGAAGGTGTTCCTACAAGTGGAG atgTGCGAGAAGCAGAAGCTGAAGAAGATCACCATGAGCGACGAGAGCACTCTATCCTTCCTCTTCTACATGAAGACCGACCCGACTAAACAGCGGAAGTTTGAGTCAGCGCTGCACGGCGGGTGGTTcatccaaataaaaaacatcGACTCAGTGCAAATAGCAACCCAGGAAGCAGGAATGGGAGAGGAAACGTTTCTCTTCATCATTGAGACAAATCAGTGA